The proteins below come from a single Drosophila miranda strain MSH22 chromosome Y unlocalized genomic scaffold, D.miranda_PacBio2.1 Contig_Y1_pilon, whole genome shotgun sequence genomic window:
- the LOC117190014 gene encoding uncharacterized protein LOC117190014 — MAVVLILIFLVLASAAYVAYFILKKGINPRDIRIHSLQDAKKLLQLPPSGAGPYRYLEKRA; from the exons ATGGCTGTTGTTCTTATTTTGATTTTCTTGGTGCTAGCCTCAGCGGCGTATGTGGCGTACTTTATCCTCAAGAAAGG CATCAATCCAAGGGACATTCGCATACACAGTCTACAGGATGCCAAAAAATTACTTCAGCTACCACCAAGTGGGGCCGGGCCCTACAGATACTTGGAAAAAAGGGCTTGA
- the LOC108158159 gene encoding bolA-like protein 2, whose product MSKYTLKYLENKLKQELEAKYLNVIDESDGCGGKFSVIIVSEAFKGKTLLQKHRLVNTTLAEELKEIHAFSQKSYTPEEWEKVQQQQQQ is encoded by the coding sequence ATGAGTAAATACACCTTAAAGTATTTGGAGAACAAGCTTAAACAAGAGCTTGAAGCCAAGTACCTGAATGTGATCGATGAATCAGACGGCTGCGGAGGAAAATTCAGCGTGATTATTGTATCGGAAGCATTCAAAGGCAAGACGTTGCTACAGAAACACAGATTAGTCAACACGACGCTGGCCGAAGAACTAAAAGAAATACACGCTTTCTCGCAAAAGTCATACACGCCCGAAGAGTGGGAGAAagtgcagcaacagcagcaacaataa
- the LOC108158158 gene encoding transcription elongation factor SPT4, whose product MSFDAIPKDLRGLRACLVCSLVKSFDQFETDGCENCEEFMRMKGNKDNVYDHTSNNFDGLIALTTPTDSWGAKWQRLARFTRGIYAISVSGTLPQSTLRDMKNRGIVYKSRDRSQR is encoded by the exons atgtCCTTTGACGCGATACCCAAGGATCTGAGGGGTCTGCGGGCGTGCCTGGTTTGTTCCTTGGTGAAG AGTTTTGATCAATTTGAGACTGACGGCTGCGAAAACTGCGAAGAGTTCATGCGCATGAAAGGCAACAAAGATAATGTGTACGACCACACCAGCAACAATTTTGATGGGCTTATAGCTTTGACAACACCCACCGATTCCTGGGGGGCGAAATGGCAGCGATTAG CTCGATTTACACGCGGCATCTATGCTATATCCGTATCAGGAACTTTACCTCAATCAACTTTAAGAGATATGAAGAACCGGGGTATTGTCTACAAATCCCGCGATAGGAGTCAACGCTAA
- the LOC117185696 gene encoding mevalonate kinase-like, whose translation MLKFQVHSPGKVILHGEHAVVYNRPALAAVVGLGTNLQFRQEAGSQVASFQVEALNCTLEIQLADFNAFLKNFRSKYPADSTAKLMEEVRGEVSKQLERAAGSTKPHTQRAFISIYYLLAGAVLSSPKDPKLTIQTGFQVQVDTELNVGAGLGSSALLGAALAAAFLILSGHFDQESYLQKENQSLISSWAYESERVNHGTPSGLDNTVCTYGGMLRYVKGQGFQSLRIQKPLNILLVDSRVNRSTADIVAKVRHLAEGFPQLIEAIWQACEELVTAAVPLYESFGNAQDDSAKFEKLERLFQINNDLLKAIGVSHPKLEQIFTIAFKRGFFSKLTGAGAGGYAIVLLPENYDCNEGYWKLKEELESSGFGVHVTTAGGVGLRVSSLDD comes from the coding sequence ATGCTCAAGTTCCAGGTCCACTCTCCGGGCAAGGTCATTCTCCATGGGGAACACGCTGTTGTCTACAATAGGCCCGCCCTGGCAGCTGTGGTTGGCCTGGGCACCAATCTCCAGTTCCGCCAGGAGGCGGGCAGCCAGGTAGCCAGCTTCCAGGTGGAGGCTCTCAACTGCACCCTGGAGATACAGCTTGCCGACTTTAATGCGTTTCTCAAAAACTTCCGCAGCAAGTATCCGGCGGACAGCACGGCCAAGCTGATGGAGGAGGTGCGAGGGGAAGTCTCCAAGCAACTGGAAAGAGCTGCCGGCAGTACAAAGCCGCATACCCAACGGGCGTTCATATCCATCTACTATTTGTTGGCGGGAGCTGTACTCTCATCGCCAAAAGATCCCAAGCTGACTATTCAAACCGGTTTCCAGGTGCAGGTAGACACCGAACTGAACGTAGGCGCCGGTTTGGGTAGTTCTGCTTTACTTGGAGCAGCCTTGGCAGCCGCTTTCCTAATCTTGTCCGGTCACTTTGACCAGGAGAGCTACTTGCAGAAGGAAAATCAGTCTCTTATCTCGAGCTGGGCCTACGAATCGGAACGAGTCAATCATGGAACACCATCCGGGCTGGACAACACAGTGTGCACCTACGGCGGCATGTTGCGCTATGTGAAAGGACAAGGATTTCAGTCCCTGCGCATACAAAAACCGCTCAACATTCTGCTCGTTGACAGTCGCGTGAACCGCAGTACGGCAGACATCGTGGCTAAGGTTCGCCATTTAGCTGAAGGCTTTCCTCAGCTCATTGAAGCGATTTGGCAAGCCTGTGAGGAGCTGGTGACGGCAGCTGTCCCACTTTACGAGAGCTTCGGCAATGCCCAGGACGACAGTGCAAAGTTTGAAAAACTCGAACGCCTCTTCCAAATTAACAACGATCTTCTGAAGGCTATTGGTGTGTCGCACCCCAAACTGGAACAAATATTCACCATTGCGTTTAAGAGAGGCTTCTTCTCGAAGCTAACAGGCGCCGGAGCTGGTGGCTATGCAATTGTCCTGTTGCCAGAGAACTACGATTGCAACGAAGGGTACTGGAAGCTTAAGGAGGAATTGGAGTCCTCGGGCTTTGGCGTTCATGTGACGACAGCTGGCGGCGTTGGATTACGTGTCAGCTCTTTGGATGATTGA
- the LOC117190011 gene encoding probable nucleoporin Nup54 has translation MSFFGSSTPLGASTPAKTGCMFGSPFGSTPGAGQAVSAFGAPAFGTATATPAFGGRTAFGTPTAGQGFGAPTAAQGFGGAQTTPATTGLGGGFGGFGAAPAAGQGGLFAAPATNTAFSGFGQQAATSTAPASAFAGFGATTTTAPAFGGFGTGQTTGFGGSVFGSNFGKPSNTTVTPGFGGFGGPSFMLGQPQQQPAPISADEAFAQSILNVSIFGDERDSIVAKWNYLQSMWGTGKLFYSQSAPPVDIMPENYLCRFKAMGYSRMPGKDNKLGLVALNFDRDLSAIKPHQQQVIQTLHSLFGGKPNMMVHVETIKELENIKCQMVIYVDEKLQHAPNEGKRILATELSNYLNQASLKPQLTNLGIVESLALVLPDEDQLKEYLENPPRGVDPRMWRQANLDNPDAGKFLPVPMSGFNDLKWRVKCQEQETDRHALYMKKVEGELTELRHRHCMASAKILEHKRKLAELSHRILRIIVKQECTRKVASSLTPEEEALRTKLQSMQAVVSAPTQFKGRLSELLSQMRMQRNQFAGNGGCEYTMDPEAEDEMKNFLTMQQRAMEVLSETVNKDLKALDVIFKGLPELKQA, from the exons ATGTCCTTTTTTGGATCGAGTACACCGCTGGGAGCGAGCACGCCGGCCAAAA CTGGCTGCATGTTCGGTTCACCATTTGGATCGACGCCCGGAGCTGGTCAAGCAGTGTCTGCGTTCGGCGCCCCAGCATTTGGAACCGCAACAGCGACGCCTGCTTTTGGAGGCAGAACTGCTTTCGGCACTCCCACGGCTGGGCAAGGCTTTGGAGCTCCTACTGCAGCGCAAGGTTTTGGCGGTGCCCAGACAACACCAGCCACAACAGGACTTGGTGGTGGTTTTGGTGGATTCGGTGCTGCCCCGGCAGCAGGCCAGGGAGGTTTGTTTGCAGCTCCAGCGACAAATACAGCTTTTAGTGGATTTGGTCAGCAGGCCGCTACCAGCACAGCGCCTGCGAGTGCATTTGCAGGCTTTGGGGCAACAACGACCACGGCTCCAGCTTTCGGTGGCTTTGGAACTGGCCAGACAACGGGATTTGGCGGCAGCGTGTTTGGCTCCA ACTTCGGAAAGCCGTCGAATACCACAGTTACTCCTGGCTTTGGTGGATTCGGTGGACCCAGTTTTATGCTGGGCCAGcctcaacagcagccagcaccTATATCAGCCGATGAGGCGTTTGCTCAATCCATTCTGAATGTCTCAATATTTGGCGATGAGCGTGACAGCATTGTGGCCAAATGGAACTACCTGCAGTCCATGTGGGGTACTGGAAAGCTTTTCTATTCGCAGAGTGCGCCGCCAGTTGATATCATGCCGGAGAATTACCTGTGTCGCTTCAAAGCCATGGGGTACAGTCGCATGCCCGGCAAGGATAACAAACTGGGACTAGTGGCTCTTAACTTTGATAGGGATCTTTCGGCCATCAA GCCGCACCAGCAACAAGTGATTCAAACGCTTCACAGTTTGTTTGGCGGCAAGCCCAACATGAtggtgcacgttgaaaccaTAAAAGAGTTGGAGAATATAAAGTGTCAGATGGTTATCTACGTGGATGAGAAACTGCAGCATGCACCGAACGAGGGAAAGCGGATATTGGCCACCGAGCTCTCAAACTATTTAAACCAGGCATCGCTGAAACCTCAGCTAACGAATCTTGGGATTGTGGAATCATTGGCCCTAGTGCTGCCCGACGAGGATCAACTGAAGGAGTATCTGGAGAATCCTCCCAGAGGCGTAGATCCGCGAATGTGGCGTCAAGCCAATTTGGATAATCCAGACGCTGGTAAATTCCTACCCGTGCCAATGAGTGGCTTCAACGACTTGAAATGGCGCGTCAAATGCCAGGAGCAGGAAACAGACAGGCATGCCCTGTACATGAAGAAAGTGGAAGGAGAACTGACGGAGCTGAGACACCGGCATTGCATGGCTTCGGCCAAAATATTGGAGCATAAGCGCAAGCTGGCTGAGCTCAGTCATCGCATACTTAGG ATAATTGTGAAGCAAGAGTGCACACGGAAGGTGGCCTCCTCGCTGACACCCGAAGAGGAGGCCTTGCGCACCAAGCTGCAGAGCATGCAGGCCGTTGTATCGGCACCCACACAGTTTAAGGGGCGGCTCAGCGAGCTGCTATCCCAGATGCGAATGCAGCGGAATCAGTTTGCTGGCAATGGTGGGTGCGAGTATACGATGGACCCGGAGGCCGAGGATGAGATGAAGAATTTTTTGACCATGCAACAGCGCGCCATGGAAGTGCTGAGTGAGACTGTCAATAAGGACCTCAAAGCCCTTGATGTTATTTTTAAAGGATTGCCCGAACTTAAGCAGGCATGA